A region from the Sphingomonas brevis genome encodes:
- a CDS encoding GDCCVxC domain-containing (seleno)protein — protein MTELQSTLTCPQCGGKSLETMPTDACQFFFDCRHCGAVLRPLKGDCCVFCSYADVPCPPIQEARATGTSPSCC, from the coding sequence ATGACTGAGCTTCAATCTACCCTGACCTGTCCCCAGTGCGGCGGGAAGTCGCTTGAAACGATGCCAACCGACGCCTGTCAGTTCTTTTTTGACTGTCGGCACTGTGGAGCTGTTCTGCGGCCGCTCAAAGGCGACTGCTGCGTATTCTGCTCCTACGCCGATGTCCCCTGCCCACCCATCCAAGAGGCGCGGGCCACCGGCACATCGCCAAGTTGCTGCTAG
- the merC gene encoding organomercurial transporter MerC, whose product MLLQMSNPSIPHTVLRQKPTQGTRVVGSTGTIGAIIAAMSCTACFPALASLASAFGLGFLSQFEGVSIRYILPLFALVGLAANIISGLRHRNWVRMSLGIIGPLLVLAAALLMAIYSMPTEWLLYPGLLLMIMVAIWDLMSPANAR is encoded by the coding sequence ATGCTCCTGCAAATGAGCAACCCTTCGATTCCACACACTGTGCTTAGACAGAAGCCCACCCAAGGCACTCGCGTTGTAGGCAGCACCGGCACCATAGGCGCTATCATCGCAGCAATGAGCTGCACGGCGTGCTTCCCTGCCCTCGCCAGTCTCGCTTCGGCGTTCGGACTAGGCTTTCTCAGCCAGTTTGAGGGCGTTTCAATCCGTTACATACTGCCGCTATTCGCCCTCGTTGGCTTGGCCGCAAACATCATCAGCGGTCTTCGCCATCGAAACTGGGTGCGAATGAGTCTCGGCATCATCGGCCCCTTACTTGTTCTGGCCGCCGCACTGCTTATGGCGATCTACAGCATGCCGACGGAATGGCTGCTCTATCCGGGCTTACTTCTAATGATCATGGTCGCAATCTGGGACTTGATGTCCCCAGCGAACGCAAGATGA
- a CDS encoding heavy metal translocating P-type ATPase: protein MTSRTHEETVVAEHAHCHHHSKVGHDHGTIVTDPVCGMKVDKRTAAHRCQLGGTDYYFCSAGCLDKFQANPSRYLNPDENDPIEVAAGTIWTCPMHPEIRRDGPGQCPICGMALEPLEPALDEGPNPELIDMSRRFWISAVLSLPLVILTFGAELFGWEPLPMRTSMWVQLALATPVVLWGGWPFFERFWASLQSRHLNMFTLIGLGIGVAYGYSVIASLTPQIFPASLRTMGGLVPVYFEAAAVITTLVLLGQVLELRARSATGKAIRALLSLAPKEARRVKDDGTEEDVPLEHVHVGDLLRIRPGEKVPVDGIVVEGHSSVDESMISGEPVPVEKLPGGKLTGATVNGTGSLLMRAERVGRDTMLSQIVRMVADAQRSRAPIQKLADQVSAWFVPGVVLVAVIAFVAWSLIGPEPRLAHALVNAIAVLIIACPCALGLATPMSIMVGTGRGASVGVLVKNAEALELMERVDTLVVDKTGTLTLGKPKLISVRPANGFQEADVLRLAASLERGSEHPLAAAIVEGAEELNLAPPSSSEFKSHTGKGVTGTVENRAVGLGNKSLLADLGIDSASLEAEADEHRAEGQGVMFVAIDGKLAGLLVVADPIKDSAPGAVAELQRNGVHVVMMTGDNRRTAEAVARRVGIEEVIADVLPNQKQAKVEELRKQNRRVAMAGDGINDAPALAAADVGIAMGTGTDVAMESAHVTLVKGDLVGIVRARHLSRATMRNIRENLFFSFVFNAAGVPIAAGVLYPSLGILLSPIIAGAAMAFSSVAVIGNSLRLNRVRLEVL from the coding sequence ATGACGAGTCGCACGCATGAGGAGACAGTTGTGGCTGAGCACGCGCACTGCCACCACCATTCCAAAGTCGGACATGATCACGGAACGATCGTGACAGACCCGGTCTGCGGAATGAAAGTCGATAAGCGGACTGCAGCCCACCGTTGTCAGCTCGGCGGGACGGACTACTACTTTTGCAGCGCCGGTTGCCTCGACAAGTTCCAGGCGAACCCAAGCCGGTATCTAAATCCTGACGAGAATGATCCGATTGAGGTAGCGGCAGGCACTATTTGGACCTGCCCGATGCACCCCGAGATACGGCGTGATGGACCGGGACAGTGCCCCATCTGCGGGATGGCGTTAGAGCCACTTGAGCCGGCGCTTGACGAAGGGCCGAACCCCGAACTCATCGATATGAGCCGGCGATTCTGGATTAGCGCGGTCCTGTCCCTGCCCTTGGTCATCCTGACTTTTGGCGCCGAGCTCTTCGGCTGGGAGCCGCTGCCCATGCGGACCTCCATGTGGGTTCAACTCGCACTCGCGACGCCGGTCGTGCTTTGGGGCGGCTGGCCGTTCTTCGAGCGGTTCTGGGCATCTCTGCAGAGCCGCCACCTCAATATGTTCACTCTGATCGGCCTCGGCATCGGCGTGGCCTACGGATACAGTGTCATTGCGTCCCTGACGCCACAGATATTCCCCGCTTCGCTGCGAACGATGGGTGGCTTGGTGCCGGTCTATTTCGAGGCGGCGGCGGTCATCACCACGCTGGTCTTACTTGGACAGGTGCTTGAGCTTCGCGCCCGTTCGGCCACTGGCAAGGCCATCCGCGCTCTGCTCAGTCTCGCCCCAAAGGAGGCCCGCCGCGTCAAGGACGACGGGACTGAGGAGGATGTTCCTTTGGAGCATGTCCATGTTGGGGACCTGCTCCGCATCCGGCCGGGCGAAAAGGTGCCAGTCGATGGCATCGTCGTGGAGGGTCACAGCTCTGTCGATGAATCAATGATCAGCGGTGAGCCGGTGCCGGTGGAGAAGTTGCCAGGAGGCAAGTTGACCGGCGCGACGGTCAATGGGACGGGCAGCCTTCTGATGCGAGCTGAGCGCGTCGGCCGCGACACGATGCTGTCGCAGATCGTTCGCATGGTCGCCGACGCCCAGCGGTCGCGAGCGCCGATCCAAAAACTGGCCGACCAAGTGTCCGCGTGGTTCGTCCCCGGCGTCGTGCTTGTAGCAGTCATCGCGTTCGTCGCCTGGAGCCTGATCGGACCGGAACCTCGCCTTGCCCATGCGCTGGTCAACGCGATTGCCGTATTGATCATCGCCTGCCCCTGTGCGCTTGGCTTGGCGACACCGATGTCGATCATGGTCGGGACCGGCCGCGGTGCAAGCGTAGGCGTCCTTGTCAAGAATGCCGAGGCGCTGGAGCTGATGGAGCGGGTCGATACGCTGGTTGTGGACAAGACGGGCACTCTGACGCTGGGCAAGCCAAAACTAATCTCAGTCCGGCCAGCAAACGGTTTTCAGGAAGCGGATGTGCTTCGGCTCGCGGCGTCTCTTGAACGCGGCAGCGAGCACCCCCTTGCGGCTGCGATCGTTGAGGGCGCCGAAGAGCTTAATCTCGCGCCGCCATCAAGCAGTGAGTTCAAATCGCATACAGGCAAGGGCGTCACCGGCACCGTCGAAAACCGTGCGGTTGGCTTGGGCAACAAGTCACTGCTCGCAGACCTCGGCATCGACTCCGCTTCGCTGGAAGCCGAGGCAGATGAGCATCGCGCCGAAGGCCAGGGCGTCATGTTCGTGGCGATCGACGGCAAGCTGGCTGGTCTGCTGGTTGTCGCCGATCCGATCAAGGACAGCGCACCGGGAGCCGTAGCTGAGCTTCAACGCAATGGTGTCCATGTGGTCATGATGACCGGCGACAATCGCCGCACCGCCGAGGCAGTAGCGCGCCGAGTTGGCATCGAAGAAGTCATTGCTGATGTCCTTCCCAACCAAAAGCAGGCGAAGGTCGAGGAGTTACGCAAACAGAACCGGCGTGTTGCGATGGCCGGAGACGGCATCAATGACGCCCCGGCGCTTGCGGCGGCTGATGTCGGCATTGCCATGGGCACAGGCACCGATGTCGCGATGGAAAGCGCCCATGTCACACTGGTGAAGGGCGATCTCGTTGGGATCGTCCGCGCCAGGCACCTCAGTCGCGCAACGATGCGCAACATCCGCGAGAACCTTTTCTTCTCCTTCGTGTTCAACGCGGCTGGTGTGCCGATCGCGGCTGGGGTGCTCTATCCTTCGCTTGGCATCCTGTTGTCACCGATCATCGCTGGTGCGGCGATGGCATTCAGTTCGGTCGCAGTGATCGGCAACTCTCTCCGATTGAACCGGGTCCGCCTGGAGGTGCTATGA